From the genome of Staphylococcus haemolyticus, one region includes:
- the radC gene encoding RadC family protein — MRIKSMAKSELPRERLIHNGAKSLSNSELLAILINTGRHGFSSLDIANELLISFNGLKELKHLSINDLTTIKGIGLYKAVILKAAFELGERMYARDFNEKIKITSPSDVSNIMMSKMKDLTQEHFVVLLLNSKNIVIKEETIYKGTLNSSVIHPREVFKAAIRASSNAIIVLHNHPSGDVTPSKEDIETTIRLKECGELLGIQVLDHIIIGDQKYASLVEEGYFDLRN, encoded by the coding sequence TTGAGAATTAAAAGTATGGCAAAGTCTGAATTACCTAGAGAGCGTCTTATTCACAATGGAGCAAAAAGTTTATCCAATAGTGAGTTATTAGCAATTCTTATAAATACAGGAAGACACGGATTTTCAAGTTTAGATATTGCTAATGAATTACTGATTAGCTTTAATGGTTTGAAAGAACTAAAACATTTATCAATTAATGATTTAACAACAATTAAAGGAATTGGACTCTATAAAGCAGTCATCCTTAAAGCTGCTTTTGAATTAGGTGAAAGAATGTATGCTAGAGATTTTAATGAAAAAATTAAAATAACATCACCAAGTGATGTATCTAATATTATGATGTCAAAAATGAAAGATTTGACTCAAGAACATTTTGTAGTACTTCTATTAAACTCTAAAAATATTGTGATAAAAGAAGAAACGATTTACAAAGGGACATTGAATTCTTCAGTAATACATCCACGCGAAGTTTTCAAAGCAGCTATTAGAGCATCTAGTAATGCGATTATAGTTTTGCATAATCATCCTTCTGGCGATGTCACACCTTCTAAAGAAGATATAGAAACAACAATTAGGTTAAAGGAATGTGGTGAATTACTAGGAATTCAAGTCCTTGATCATATAATTATTGGTGATCAAAAATATGCTAGTTTAGTAGAAGAAGGTTACTTTGACTTGAGAAATTAA